The DNA segment TGGGCGTCGCCGAACAGGTAGGTGGAGCGGGCGAGCGCCGTCCAGTGCGCGGCCGTGCCCGGGGTGACGAGGCGGGGGCCGGCCGGGAGCGGGTGCGGGTGCGCCGGGTCGGCGATCCAGGAGGAGCGCACATGCGGGGCGTACCGGCGCATCGCCTCCTCCAGCGCGGCCGGGTCGCCGCCGTACCCGCCCTCGACGGCGAACACCGCGCGCTCGGGCCGCAGCGGCAGCCGCAGCTGGACGCGGTAGTGCAGCCGCAGCGCGGCGGAGCGTACGGCGCGCGCCGGGCCCAGCACGAGCCCCCGCAGACGGCGGCGGACGGCGGCGCCGTACCGCAGGGCCCGGAAGGTGCGGTGCAGCCCGAACCGGATCAGCAGATGGCGCCGCCGCAGCCGCGCCTTCGGCACCCGGTAGCGGCGGTGGTGGTCGCGGGCCCGGCGCAGGAACTCCCCGTGGCTGCCGCGCGGCAGCCGTCCGGGGCGGGTGAACACGACGCCGTAGTGGTCGATCATCCGCCGGTACAACTCGGGTTTCCATACGGCGAGTTCGGGGTGGTCGGCGACGTAGGCGAAGACCCGCTCGTACTGGTCGAACAGGTCGAAGTGCTTGCGGCTGGTGGTGGACAGGATGCTGCCCTGGCGCTGCCGGTAGTGCACGCACACCCGGTCCAGCGTCGCGATCGAACCGGCCGCCATCAGCACCGGGAAGGTCCAGGGGGTGTCCTCGTAGTAGCCCGGCGGGAAGGTGAGGCCCTCCGCCGCGACGAACTCCCGCCGGTACGCCTTGTTCCAGGCCACCATCAGCACCCGCAGCAGCCCCGGCCGGTCGGTGAGCCGGAAGGGCGCCCGCCCCCACTCGCTCAGCTCGGCCGCGAGATGGTTGCGCACCCGCCGGCCGTCCCCGTACGCGCGCTCGTAGTCGTACACCAGCACATCCGGCCCGCCGGTCGCCTCGATCCGCTCGGCGATCGCCGCGAGCGCCCCCGGGGTGAGGGTGTCGTCGCTGTCCAGGAAGATCAGATAATCGCCGGTGGCCTGCCCGATCCCGGCGTTGCGGGCCCGCCCGAGTCCCCGGTTCTCGGCCAGGTGTAACGGCTTCACCCGGGCGTCCCGGGCCGCGTACTCGTCGATGATCTCCCCGCACGCGTCCGGCGAACGGTCGTCCACGGCGATCACTTCGAGATCCGGGTACGACTGCGACAGCACGGAGTCCAGGCACGCGGGGAGGTACGCCTGGACCTGGTACGCGGGGACGATGACACTGAACCTGGGCACGGGACATCCATGGGTCTCTTCGGCGCGGGCGTTCTGCCCGGGAACGGCCGAAAGGGTGACGGGGTTACGGCCCGTACGGCATTCGGGGGATATCCGGTGAACGGGTGGGGGCGGCTGGGTCCTGGTCGGCGGAGAGCCAACGTGCCTTCTACGGCGCTGCGTTCACGTCCCGGTCACCACATGACAACGCTTCCCTCGTGCGATCGAAGTCGGCCCGGGGGACGGTCGTACCGTGGAGTGCCGCTTCGACGCACTTGTCGTCGGCGGCGCTGTAACTGCTTGTGAACCAAACCGCGTTCGCGGGCCGCCCCGTGGCTGACGTCTCGTTGATCAGGGAGGCATGTGATGCCGTCGAGCGTGCCCGGTTTCGCTGAGTTGCTCGGCCAGTGCGAGCGGTCCGCCGTCCACTTGGAGCTGCGTGACTCCTACGCGTCGACGGACCGCTTCGAGGCGTGGAAGCGGGGCGAGCGGATCACCTGGGAGGACCTTGAGTCCTGGTGGCACCCCTACGATCAGTTGATCACTGACACCGTGGCCCGGGGCGTGACGATTCGCCGGGCCCGGGTGATCTCCGAGCCGGTTTCGGACTACATCCGCTGGGAGCACTACGTCACCCGCGCCAACGTCATGGCCGGCGAAGAAGTGCGCTGGCTGCCGCGGAGACAGGCCACGAGTATCCCCTTGCCGGGAAATGACTTCTGGCTGTTCGATGGCGCGCTGCTTCGGGTGCACCACTTCTCGGGTGACGGCGTGGTGGTGGAGGACGAGATCACGGCGGACCCGGAAGCCGTGAAGCTGTGCTCCGCCGCCTTCGAAGCGGTCTGGGAGCGGGCGGTTCCGCACCACCTGTACAAGATCTGACGAGAGCCGCTCCGTGCCCACAGCCGGCCGGTCGTCATGTGCGGTTGGTCAGATGCTGATACGCAGTGGCTACTGCCACCCGTGCAGCGCCAGAGAGCCGGACCGGCCGAGACAGCCGTGCAGGCCCGCATAGGGATACTCGATGACGTCCTCGGGGAGGTCATGGGTGTCGAACCACTGGAGCGCGAGACACTTCTCGGGCTCCTTGTCGACGGGTGTTCCCGCCTACTCGGTGGCCGCGAAGAAGAACCCGATGCGCTCGGAACCGTCCTCCTGACGGTGGTGCACGACATGCCGGAGTTCCAGGTGGCCGGGGTCGGTCGTGACACCGGTTTCCTCGAAGAGCTCGCGGGCTGCGCCGGCGGTGAGGGTCTCGCCCTGGTCGAGCTTGCCGGCCGGCAGGTGCCACCGGCGGTAGCCGTAGGGACCGCCTCTCTGCGAGAGCAGGGTCTTCTCGCCGTCGAGGAGAAGAACGTGAGTGTCGATGACGGGCTGTGCCGGCTGTCCGCTCATGGTTCCTGGGGGGTCGGGGTGGTGGCTCAGGCCCCTGACGCCAGTGAGAGGGCGGGGATCGCGTCGGCGATTCGGCGCGTGAGCCGCGGACGAGCAGGTCATCCGGCTGGTACCTGGCCTCTTTGGTGAGAATTGACAAACGCCTCCTGTGTGGCCACAGGAGGCGCGTTGCCCTTCGGATCGCTGCGGGCAATCCCTATAGCTCGCCCTTGACCACGCTTCCGATGAATGCCTGCCACCCTTCGAAGGCGCTGGTCAGGACCGGGCCTGCCTGCTCTTTGCTGTCTCGCGTGGCGACTACGTCGTCAAGGTAGGCCACCTCGACGCAGGCGCCGTTTCCGTTGCTGTGGCTCGACTTGAACCACTGAGCGTTCTCAACCCTGTTCATAGTTCCCTGCTACCTCCCGTTCCTTGTCCAGGTATGGTCCAGCGGGGAGCATGAGAAACGCCTCCCGAACGGCCTGTGCGGGAGGCGTTCTGTCGCTCGTATGACGCCTTACTCGAAACCGCCCATCCGGATACCGCTCACCAGCCTGGCAACGCTCGCCCGCGACAGAAGCAACGCGGGGCCGGTCGGCCTCTTGCTGTCCCGTACCGCGATCGTCTGCGTATCGACGATGCCGCACTCGACGCAGTCGGACTGCGTACCACTCGCCGACGACTTCCACCACATCACGGGCAGGAGCGACGAGTCTTCAACGTGAGCCATCAGTGATCTTCCCTTCCGGAACAGAGGGGAGACGTGCCCGGATCAGCGCCGGGCAGCACCTAAAGCTCGCCCTTGACCAGGCTTCCGATGAATGCCTGCCACCCTTCGAAGGCGCTGGTCAGGACCGGGCCTGCCTGCTCTTTGCTGTCTCGCGTGGCGACTACGTCGTCAAGGTAGGCCACCTCGACGCAGTTGCCGTTTCCGTTGCTGTGGCTCGACTTGAACCACTCGGCGTTCTCAACTCTCTTCATAGCTCCCTGCAACTTCAGCAATCAGACGCCTCGACGCCTGCTCGTTCAGTGATGCTTCCCAGACGTTGTTGAAGGCCGCGTCGTACTGCTGCACCTCCCGTTCCTTGTCCAGGTACAGACCCCCGGTGTACCCGTCCGCGTAGACCGTCGGCGGTTCCGTGTCCACCCCGTCACCGGTCAACGGGAACCGGAGGATCATGAACGGGCCGGCAACCACTCCTGAGTGCATACCAGCAGCGAAGGGCACCACGCGAATCGAGACGTTGGGCAGCTCTGAGACATAGACAAGGTGCGCGAGTTGCTGCATCATCACCTCCCGCCCGCCGACGGGACGACGTAGCACGGCCTCGCCCAGAACCGCCCGAAACACCGGCGGGTCGGTGGCTCGGGTCAGGAGTGCCTGCCGTTCGAGGCGGAAGCGCACGCGGCCATCAAGGTCTGCGTCGTCAATTCCCCGGATATGTGTGCGGATGATCTCGCGCGCATACCCATCGGTTTGAAGCAGACCATGTACGAGATCGCTCTCGTACGACGACAGGGACTGCGCAGCCTCTTCGAGGCCCACGTAGATGTCGAACCCCTCCGGGATCACGTCGCCGTACGCATGCCACCAGCCGCGCGCTTTGGTCTCCTTCGCGAGTCCCATCAGGGCCTCGGTGATGTCCGGTGGAGCGCCATACACCAGACACATCGCCTGAACATCGAGGCTTCGCAGTGGAGTCTGGCCGGTCTCGATGCGCCACATCTTCGCCTCGGACCATTCCAGCTTCGTCGCCGCCGCACGCACTGTCAGACGTGCCCGGTTGCGTAAATCCCTCAGGTTACGCCCCAGTTGACGACGAGGAACGGTTGATCCAGTTGGACCCTCAGCCATCTACAGCCCCTCCGTGGAACTCGATATGAGCGACTTTCGCCCCTCACGATGAAAGCCCTTGGACACCCGCTCCGCAATGCAAGACGTTCGTTCGACACCTTCTCGGTGGTGTTACGTCGTGAAGTCTTGCACGCAGGCGAGTCGGCCGTGCAGCCTGAAATTCCGATTCCCGTAAGCGAACTTTTCGCTACGTAGCCGTACTGACCAACGTAAGTCGGCTGCTGAGCACGGAACTTGCCCGTGAGGGGATATTCGTGATCAATCTGCCGCAGGCGCCCCCGCCCGCATGTTGCCCGCCTCCCGACGGTCCACCGCCCACGCTGCTGTTGGCGAGCGATCCCGAATCAGTCGGTCGGGCCCGCACCTACGTGCGCGAGGTACTGGCACATGGTGAACCCCCGGTTGCCGCCGACTGTGTCGACACCGTCGTGCTCATCGTCTCCGAGCTGGTGACGAACGCCTACCGCTATGGCACCGAGCCGGGCGACTCGATCCTCGTCGTGGTCAGTACGACACCCGACCGTGTGCGCGTCGAGGTGCACGATCCCAGGCGACGCCGCCCCCGGCCCCGCGAGGCGACGGGCGACAGCACCCGAGGGCGCGGTCTGCACATCGTCGGTGCCCTCGCGGAGCGGTGGGGTGTGGACGACAGGCCGTTCGGCAAGAAGGTATGGGTCGAGGTGACCAGGTGACCGGCCCCGGCCTCACCATCCGGGCCGTACCCGGCGCCGACTTCGTCGCGGGGTGCACCGTGTCGACATGGCTCGACATGGTTGCCTTCCTGCTGATCGGACACCCTCCTCCGCAACGCCCCGGTGAGACGGCCGAATCGATCGAGGTCGGTTTGATGGGCATGGTCGACGCCATGGGACTGCGTCCCGCAGTCGAGACCGTGCCGGCTGTGGGGCTACGCATCGTGATGCGAGGTCCTTACGCCGCCCTCGACTACGGGCACCCCACAGTCTTCATGCAGGTACCCACCGTCGGTGACGCGTGGCGGTCTCATCTCAACCGTGGCGGCCCCGCTCTGCTCGTCATCGCCCTCGACCTGATTCCCCCGGGCGCAGGCCCCGACGCTCTTGCGAACTACCTCGACCGCGTCGCCTCCACTCGACGGGCCTATGCGGGCACGACGGCCCTTCGGAACCAGTGACAGCTCCTGGTCGAGGACCGGCGCCGCCAGTTCGCGGGACCGGCGACCACACCTGGCGCACCCGACGCCCGCTGACCCCGTGAGCTGAACCACCGAGACTTCCCGCCGCAGGTACCCCGGGCGGGAGATGGCGCCCCCTTCTGGGCGTCGGACCCGGTCTGTTGAGGCAAGCCGGGCGGACACAACTCCGGTCACACAGAGAGGAATCACACGATGATCGAGCAGCAGATTCGCGCCACCGAGGCCGACGAGGACGAGCTGACGCTGGTCGAGCTCGGCGACGCTGCCGCCCTCACCGAGGGCCAGGGCGGCGGCCACAGCGAGGACAAGCGACGGGCCTACAACAGCTGATCCTCCACCCGGTGGTGCGGCCCGGCCGGGCCGCACCACCGGTCCAACCGCATCCAGGGAGGAATTCGTGATCTTCGGCGGTTTCAATACCACTCCTGACGTCTGCCTGCCGCGTCCCATCGGCTCCACCCCGCTCGCGGCCGCATCGAGTTCCTGGCGACTCGGCGACGGCCCTGCCCACGTGCTCGCCGACATCGTCGGCCGACGCCGCGTCCTGCTCCTTGGCTGGTGCGGGGCGAGCGCTGTCGAGTTCTCTCATCTGGCCGACGGCGCCCTGCCCGCAGACGCGGCCTGGCGTTGGCCCGGCACCTACACGATCGTCGAGGAGGCCGACGACGGTGCGGTGGTCGTGTACACCGACCCTGCCGCTGCCTACCCCGTGTACGCCGCCCGGTGGGACGGCGGCTGGGCCTGGTCGACCTCCGCCCGACTGCTGGCAAGCCTGTCCGGCGCGGCCATCGACGCCGGGCGTTTGGCCTGCGCGGTTCTGCTGCCCTCGGTGCCCGCTCTCGCGGGAGACCGGACCTTCTTCAGCGGCGTGCATCAGCTGCCACCCGGCGCACGGGTCGAGTTGCCGGCGCACGCCACCGCCTGGCGGGCAACCACCGTCTGGCGCCCGGAGCCGGTGCTCGGCGGCCCGCCCCACGTCCGGCTGCGTACCGCGCTGAAAAGCGCGGTCGAGTTACGGGCAGACGCCCCTGACCTGTCCTCGGACCTGTCGGGCGGGCTGGACTCCACCAGTATCACGATGCTGGCCGCCACCGCCCTGCCTGCCGGGCAGCGTCTGGACGCGGTCACCGTCCACCCGGACGGCAACCTCGGCGGGGCCGACCTGCGCCACGCCCGCCTGGCCGCCGACCGATATCCGTGCCGCATCGCCCACCATCTGCTGCCGCTCGCCGACCGGCACCTGCCCTACACGCGGATCACCGATGTCCCGGCGTCCGACGAACCAGCGCCCTCGACGCTGACCAACGCCCGTCTGATCCACCAACTGAACTGGATGCGGGCTGAATTGGGCAGCCGTACTCACCTGACCGGCGACGGCGGCGACAGCATCCTGTTTCAGCCACCGGCCCACCTCGCCGACCTGATCCGCCACCGCAACCCGGGCCGCGCGGTGGCCGAGGCCCTCGGGTGGGCTCGCCTTCGACACGTTCCGGTCGGTCCGCTGTTGCGAGACGCAGTCCGCCTCGCGCGCACCACCCGGCACCGGGCTCTGGACCTGCTTGCCGCACAGGTCGGGACGGCGGCCGGACGCAACGACCACGGCCGCGTCACCTGGTTCCCGCTGCTGCCTCTCCCGTCCTGGGCCGAGCCGCAGGCCCGGCGTCTGCTGGCCGAGGCCGCCCAACGGGCCGCCGCCGAGCCCGACCCACTGCCGGGCCTTGACTTCGCGGTGCGGGTACTCGTGGACGAGATCCGCGAGGTCGCCCGCACCGCTGTCGCCGACGCCCGGCTCGCCGCTGCCTGCGGCATAGACCTGCACAACCCCTTCCTCGACCCGGTCGTGGTGGACGCTGTGCTGACCTGTCCGATCGACAGCCGACCCGCGCTGCATGCCTACAAGCCGCACCTGGC comes from the Streptomyces sp. SUK 48 genome and includes:
- a CDS encoding bifunctional glycosyltransferase family 2 protein/CDP-glycerol:glycerophosphate glycerophosphotransferase; the encoded protein is MPRFSVIVPAYQVQAYLPACLDSVLSQSYPDLEVIAVDDRSPDACGEIIDEYAARDARVKPLHLAENRGLGRARNAGIGQATGDYLIFLDSDDTLTPGALAAIAERIEATGGPDVLVYDYERAYGDGRRVRNHLAAELSEWGRAPFRLTDRPGLLRVLMVAWNKAYRREFVAAEGLTFPPGYYEDTPWTFPVLMAAGSIATLDRVCVHYRQRQGSILSTTSRKHFDLFDQYERVFAYVADHPELAVWKPELYRRMIDHYGVVFTRPGRLPRGSHGEFLRRARDHHRRYRVPKARLRRRHLLIRFGLHRTFRALRYGAAVRRRLRGLVLGPARAVRSAALRLHYRVQLRLPLRPERAVFAVEGGYGGDPAALEEAMRRYAPHVRSSWIADPAHPHPLPAGPRLVTPGTAAHWTALARSTYLFGDAHLTRGLRKRDGQILVRTLGGTPLGHTGLDLVERPGAVPGADPMGLLRDVAQWDHVVSGNRHSTLTWQRVHPGRWTALEYGSPRTDVFQRATQDDVARLRATLGIPAGAVAVLYAPARREHHRTQHLPLDLPRLARGLGPRFVLLVRAHGDVPVEGPRVVDVSAHPCPESLCLATDALLTDQSPLLFDYAGLDRPIVLHTGDWAAYTAVRGAYVDLPGAPPGAVGRDEDELVDVFTDGHWNGARAALLRAAFRERFCPWDDGRAAERVVRHIVLGRTEPSPVVPLGERRPVRSALANTPHPARSPLATVPHPAGPRPVSRTAEHL
- a CDS encoding NUDIX domain-containing protein, with translation MSGQPAQPVIDTHVLLLDGEKTLLSQRGGPYGYRRWHLPAGKLDQGETLTAGAARELFEETGVTTDPGHLELRHVVHHRQEDGSERIGFFFAATE
- a CDS encoding DUF6879 family protein; translation: MPSSVPGFAELLGQCERSAVHLELRDSYASTDRFEAWKRGERITWEDLESWWHPYDQLITDTVARGVTIRRARVISEPVSDYIRWEHYVTRANVMAGEEVRWLPRRQATSIPLPGNDFWLFDGALLRVHHFSGDGVVVEDEITADPEAVKLCSAAFEAVWERAVPHHLYKI
- a CDS encoding ATP-binding protein, with the protein product MASDPESVGRARTYVREVLAHGEPPVAADCVDTVVLIVSELVTNAYRYGTEPGDSILVVVSTTPDRVRVEVHDPRRRRPRPREATGDSTRGRGLHIVGALAERWGVDDRPFGKKVWVEVTR
- a CDS encoding DUF397 domain-containing protein, which produces MNRVENAQWFKSSHSNGNGACVEVAYLDDVVATRDSKEQAGPVLTSAFEGWQAFIGSVVKGEL
- a CDS encoding DUF397 domain-containing protein; this translates as MAHVEDSSLLPVMWWKSSASGTQSDCVECGIVDTQTIAVRDSKRPTGPALLLSRASVARLVSGIRMGGFE
- a CDS encoding DUF397 domain-containing protein; the encoded protein is MKRVENAEWFKSSHSNGNGNCVEVAYLDDVVATRDSKEQAGPVLTSAFEGWQAFIGSLVKGEL
- a CDS encoding helix-turn-helix transcriptional regulator, producing the protein MAEGPTGSTVPRRQLGRNLRDLRNRARLTVRAAATKLEWSEAKMWRIETGQTPLRSLDVQAMCLVYGAPPDITEALMGLAKETKARGWWHAYGDVIPEGFDIYVGLEEAAQSLSSYESDLVHGLLQTDGYAREIIRTHIRGIDDADLDGRVRFRLERQALLTRATDPPVFRAVLGEAVLRRPVGGREVMMQQLAHLVYVSELPNVSIRVVPFAAGMHSGVVAGPFMILRFPLTGDGVDTEPPTVYADGYTGGLYLDKEREVQQYDAAFNNVWEASLNEQASRRLIAEVAGSYEES
- a CDS encoding albusnodin/ikarugamycin family macrolactam cyclase; amino-acid sequence: MIFGGFNTTPDVCLPRPIGSTPLAAASSSWRLGDGPAHVLADIVGRRRVLLLGWCGASAVEFSHLADGALPADAAWRWPGTYTIVEEADDGAVVVYTDPAAAYPVYAARWDGGWAWSTSARLLASLSGAAIDAGRLACAVLLPSVPALAGDRTFFSGVHQLPPGARVELPAHATAWRATTVWRPEPVLGGPPHVRLRTALKSAVELRADAPDLSSDLSGGLDSTSITMLAATALPAGQRLDAVTVHPDGNLGGADLRHARLAADRYPCRIAHHLLPLADRHLPYTRITDVPASDEPAPSTLTNARLIHQLNWMRAELGSRTHLTGDGGDSILFQPPAHLADLIRHRNPGRAVAEALGWARLRHVPVGPLLRDAVRLARTTRHRALDLLAAQVGTAAGRNDHGRVTWFPLLPLPSWAEPQARRLLAEAAQRAAAEPDPLPGLDFAVRVLVDEIREVARTAVADARLAAACGIDLHNPFLDPVVVDAVLTCPIDSRPALHAYKPHLARAMADLLPPQTTARTTKGSFDADHYTGMRANLGDLSALADGYLAALGLLHPGSFRRHLAQAAAGLPMPLATLEQALAAEAWLTAHHRDPAPGWTRTPVRSRPRA
- a CDS encoding albusnodin family lasso peptide, which encodes MIEQQIRATEADEDELTLVELGDAAALTEGQGGGHSEDKRRAYNS